DNA sequence from the Marinilongibacter aquaticus genome:
AACGTACTTTATAGGCTACGTTCGATTCGTGAATAGGGCGTAAGGAAAGCGGGTTTAAGCCGTTGTCGGTTTTTTCTTGAGCCAAAGCAAATTGGCTAATTCCCAAACCTGCAAGTACTGCTAGAGCTTTAAACTTCTTCATAATCATCTCAATTTTAATTCAAGGGAATTTCAAAAGTTTTACTTCCGACTTCTACATCTTCAACCTCACCTTTGAAATTTCTTCTTTGTACTTTGTTGATAGTGATTACATAACGATCACCGGGCTGTGCATCGCGTGCTAAAGACGAAATATTTTGTGCCCCACTTAGGCCTTTCAAACTGCCTTTAGGTCTTGTTCCATTTGCAAGGAAAATATCGTAATCGGATACACGGAAAACCGCATCATCCGGATTGTTGCTTTTGAAGTCTTCATCAGAAATGGCCAATACATTGACCGCTCTTACCGAAGAAGCAGATAGCCCTCTTTTGCTTACATTGTCATCCACGGGTGCATTGTTGGCTGTTACCTGAATGGTCGGTTTTGGTACCCTACGTACGCGGAAAGGGAAAGACTGTAGGGTAACGCCTTCATTTTGCACATCCAAGACTACTTTAGATGAGGTAGGCACTACGGTTACTTTTCCGCCACCACCTGGAATGAATTCTGCACCACTGCCTGTAAAGTTTGGCTTATACAATGGGCCTAGGCCTGGTGAGTTCGTTTGCAGTTTGTTTGCACAACGGAAATAAAGAGCGGGCATTGAAGCAGACTCCAGTTGAACAGACGGTTTCAATACAGTATAGGTTTCGTCTTGCGTGACCTGCTCAATCGTACCGTCGGGTTTTGGATAACTGATGCTGGCCGTATAAGTTCTTTTCAATTGTCCGTTCTGATCGTATTGACCACCTTGGGCACGAACTTCATAAGTACCTTTTCCGTCAACAACGGCCAACGGTGTGCCGTTAATGCTTATTTTCGGCGTTATGGCACTCGAATAGGCTCCAATTGCCACATCGGCTTTGTATGTTTGTCCAGCGACTACCGTACGGGCATTGGGGATAACCACAGCAAATATTTTATCGAATTTGATCTCTTTCGCTCCAACTTGTTGGGCCAAATAGTTCAATACTTCTGCTTC
Encoded proteins:
- the porM gene encoding type IX secretion system motor protein PorM/GldM — translated: MAGAKESPRQKMINMMYLVLTAMLALQVSNSILQKFLTIDKSLVASNSQANQTNERIIASMEEAVEKAGDKPEYVQLLHVADSVRAKTSAINAYIENLRNIIVEQAGGGYDTETGEIKNLAEEEKVANLFVGHGNKKDGLGYELKGKLEQFTSELSGLSGGNVNLQPLALDAKDDPAFANTKDPGERNKDFAEVMFASTPVPAALASLSQKQSEIRRQEAEVLNYLAQQVGAKEIKFDKIFAVVIPNARTVVAGQTYKADVAIGAYSSAITPKISINGTPLAVVDGKGTYEVRAQGGQYDQNGQLKRTYTASISYPKPDGTIEQVTQDETYTVLKPSVQLESASMPALYFRCANKLQTNSPGLGPLYKPNFTGSGAEFIPGGGGKVTVVPTSSKVVLDVQNEGVTLQSFPFRVRRVPKPTIQVTANNAPVDDNVSKRGLSASSVRAVNVLAISDEDFKSNNPDDAVFRVSDYDIFLANGTRPKGSLKGLSGAQNISSLARDAQPGDRYVITINKVQRRNFKGEVEDVEVGSKTFEIPLN